AAGAAAGGCCTCCGTGAGTCCGGAAGCCTTTGCTTTAAAATCTTGGGTGATTCGCTACAAATACCGGGCTCTATGTCAGAGTCCGCGCCACCAACGACGGTTGAAGATTGTACTTGTTGCGTTAACCATGCCCAAAAATTATCAATTTCGGGTTTCTCTGGCAAGGGATTCGTCCCAAAAAAAGTGCTTTTTTTGAAAAAGGCGTTTTTTACACGAAAAACGACACCTTTTTACAGGTGTCGCTTGGATGATCTCAATCAAGGAAGGTGTATAAAGTCCTTAATTTGTATGTTAAAAAATAAATAAGAAACCTTCCTGTGGCTGTTACATAATTCTGTTTTTTTTGGTACACATGGGTGGGCGCGGAAGTCGCTTTGTAAAATCCGCATCTTTAAAGGGTTGTCGCCCGCTGCGAAAAAATTGCCGATTTTAACCTAAAAATAGCCTTTTTGAGGAACAGCGAAGTGTAAAAAATTGTTTTGTAATAAAATTGTAAGCATTTTGCTCTATTCATAGGCCTGCATAAAAAAAGCATATAATTCTATAATTAGGCGACTTTTGAGGTTATATGAAATTAAGCAAGTACCCCAGTGCTATTCCATTCCTTATTTTTGCCTTCTGCAGCATTTTTGTCCAGATGGGACTTTTCGTCCACTTCCAGCGTTGGCTCTCCTTCTCGTTCGAAGGTTCGGCCTTCTGGTGGCGCAGCATGCTGCTCCAGGTCGCCATCTTCTCGCCTGCCATTTTCATGATGCCTGCGGCGAGCTACTTTGCGGGGCGCTTCCACAAGGGCCGCGTGATGGCATGGTCGTCGGTGGGAATGCTTGCTGCCGTTATCGCAATTGTCGTTTGTTATGTGGCGGGTGCCGAATGGGTTGCATACGGCTTGCTGGGACTCTATGGTGTTTTCCTCGCCATTCTCACTCCGGCCAAGCTCGGTATAATGAAGGAGATGGTCGAGCCCGAAGACCTGGTCAAGATTAACGCGTGGTACATGGCGCTTTGCGTTCTCGGTACTGCCGGTGCGGCATTCTTTGCGATGGGGCTTTCGGGTAGGCCCGATTCTCCGGTGAGCATCGATCTTACGCTCTGGATTTACCTCGGGCTTAGCGTGCTTTCGACTCTTGCCGCGTTCTTCATCCGGGTCGGCGCCACGCATGATACCCTGAAGATGCGTTCTTCCAGGCGCAACTTCGCCGCCACGTGGAGGCACCCGATTGTCCGTCTCGCCATTCTCGGGCTTTCGGCAATTTGGGGCGTTACGCAGATTTTCCTTATCCTTATCCAGAACATGGCGGACATGCTCAACACGGCCGTCATTCCGATTTCGATGTTCATCGTCACGGTGGGCTATATCGTGGGCGCTCTGTCCGCAAGCTGGGCCTCCAAGGGCTTTGTCGAAACCGGGTTCATCCCGTTCTCGGCGGCGGCTTCCGCCATCACGATGTTCGCGCTCCCGTTCGTGCACAACGACTGGCTGCAGGCGGTGCTCTACGGCATCATCGGTTTCTGCGCCGGTTCTTCGTTCGTCATTTTGCGTACGGTTATCCAGAACTTCACGCGCCCCGATACCGCGGGCCGCATCCATGCGGTGGCGAACACCATCCAGATGGCGTTCCTCGTGCTCATCATGGGCGGGCAGACCTTGCTGCTCATCTTTACGCCGGTGACGCTCGATTACTGCTTCATGATTCTCGCGGTGATCCTTGCGCTCAGCTTCATCACGAACCTGAGGCACACCCCGATGCCGCTCCTGCGCGCCGCGCTTCGTTTTGCGTTCGCTTTCGTTTTCCGCTACCGCGTGAAGGTCGTGGGCGTGCAGAACATTCCCGAGACGGGCCCGGTTCTTTTGGTGGGTCCGCATTTCAGCTTTATTGACTGGGCCGTGCTCCAGATGTCGTCGCCCAGGCCGCTCCGCATTGCGAGTAACAGGAACACTTTTGCGGACTGGTACCAGCGCTGGTTCTCGCACGGAAAGTTCTTCATCAACATCAATCGCCGCGACCCGGCTCCTGCCATGCAGCGCATTCACGATGCACTCCTGAGGGGCGAGGCCGTAGTCATCTTCCCCGAAGGCGAAGTTTCCAAGAAGGCGTTCATCTCGGCTTTCTCGCTCGACTATTCGAAGGCGATTGAAGGCACGAACGCTCCGATAGTCCCGTTCTACATCCAGGGCCTGTGGGGCAGCCGTTACAGCCAGGCTTCCGAGTGCGTGAACCGCCCGCAGGTCTTCAACCGCGTCATCAGCGTGGGTTACGGGAAAATGCTCCCGGTCGGTACGTCCGAAGAAGTCATCAACAAGGAACTGCATTTCTTGGGCGCGGACATCTGGAATGTCGCGATGGATCAGTCCCAATCGACAATCCCGCTCTGGTTCAAGGCGATGCGCAAGCGCCGCTTCCGCCCGATACTTATCGATCCCGCGGGTAACCACGTGAACGGTTACGGCATGATTCGCCTCTGCCATTATTTCGGGTGCATTATCAGGTCGGTGACCAGGGGTGAGAAGCACGTCGGGTTCATGCTGCCCACGAGCAGGGATGCCGCGCTCGGAATCATCTCGATTCTCGGGACGGGCAAGACGAGCGTGAACCTCAATTATTCCGCTCCCGTCGATACGATTCTCGGGTGCCTCGAGAAGGCGGACGTTGGCGCGGTCGTGACCACGCACGCCTTCTACGACAAGCTCTGCGGCAGGAACGCCGCCTTCGGGCAGATTGCCGAAAAGTACCGGATGATTTACCTCGACGAAGAGGAAGCGAAGATTTCTTCGGTGAGCAAGTTCCTTTCGACCGCGATAATCATGGCATGCCCCGGAGCCCTCTTGCGCAGGCTCTGGTTCTCCGCGGCGAAACTTAGCGACGATGCCGTCATCCTTTTCAGTTCGGGTTCCGAAGGTACGCCCAAGGGTGTCGAACTCACGCACAAGAACATCATCTCGAATGCGCAACAGGGTGACTATGTCATAAAGCTCTGCCGTACGGACGTGATGACGGCGCTGCTCCCGCTGTTCCATTCCTTCGGGTTTACGCTTACCTTCATCTTGCCGCTTTTGGACGGCGTGCCG
This sequence is a window from Fibrobacter sp.. Protein-coding genes within it:
- a CDS encoding MFS transporter, which translates into the protein MKLSKYPSAIPFLIFAFCSIFVQMGLFVHFQRWLSFSFEGSAFWWRSMLLQVAIFSPAIFMMPAASYFAGRFHKGRVMAWSSVGMLAAVIAIVVCYVAGAEWVAYGLLGLYGVFLAILTPAKLGIMKEMVEPEDLVKINAWYMALCVLGTAGAAFFAMGLSGRPDSPVSIDLTLWIYLGLSVLSTLAAFFIRVGATHDTLKMRSSRRNFAATWRHPIVRLAILGLSAIWGVTQIFLILIQNMADMLNTAVIPISMFIVTVGYIVGALSASWASKGFVETGFIPFSAAASAITMFALPFVHNDWLQAVLYGIIGFCAGSSFVILRTVIQNFTRPDTAGRIHAVANTIQMAFLVLIMGGQTLLLIFTPVTLDYCFMILAVILALSFITNLRHTPMPLLRAALRFAFAFVFRYRVKVVGVQNIPETGPVLLVGPHFSFIDWAVLQMSSPRPLRIASNRNTFADWYQRWFSHGKFFININRRDPAPAMQRIHDALLRGEAVVIFPEGEVSKKAFISAFSLDYSKAIEGTNAPIVPFYIQGLWGSRYSQASECVNRPQVFNRVISVGYGKMLPVGTSEEVINKELHFLGADIWNVAMDQSQSTIPLWFKAMRKRRFRPILIDPAGNHVNGYGMIRLCHYFGCIIRSVTRGEKHVGFMLPTSRDAALGIISILGTGKTSVNLNYSAPVDTILGCLEKADVGAVVTTHAFYDKLCGRNAAFGQIAEKYRMIYLDEEEAKISSVSKFLSTAIIMACPGALLRRLWFSAAKLSDDAVILFSSGSEGTPKGVELTHKNIISNAQQGDYVIKLCRTDVMTALLPLFHSFGFTLTFILPLLDGVPMVLCPDPTDIKTLARVCAQYKTTIMMGTPTFLRAIAINRWVHPMCLDSLRYIIAGAEKLRPEMREAFKLKFGKDIYEGYGCTELTPLASINAPNVLLDDFLTMEKCSDPSSIGLPPPGTMAAIIDPETNEFLPQGAEGMLVVTGPQVMKGYLKDKEKTVNVI